Proteins from one Leptonema illini DSM 21528 genomic window:
- a CDS encoding IS256 family transposase, with protein sequence MKKNERAENSQTQSLAADEFRDYIRTSLDSRVREFALGYVGALILEEIETLCGKTGEHKRGRGFAHRGGSQRGSIVLDGERVAIQKPRARRNGKEVKLERYEILQDRSDLREHVERLMLAGISTRNYEKTLRKTEASLGLSRSAVSREFVKSSRESLNHLNSRRFPDQTFWCIVLDGIVFGGSVVIVALGVDTAGNKHFLGISEGSTENADSALSVLQSIESRDIRFTDRVLVVMDGSKALEKAAREFFGKKAEIQLCYLHKQRNVLAKLPRKYHAEFCKRYKQAFSANSYEDVASEMRSVLSWLESISYSASQSLQEGLEALLTLHRINMPPKLRTSFYTTNLIDSAFSNPRSQLNRVKRSRPQTDQVLRWVGSLLLSQEEQFRKVRSYTHIHEFLNSFLDKKIDERISA encoded by the coding sequence GTGAAGAAGAACGAACGGGCAGAAAACAGTCAAACACAAAGCCTGGCGGCCGATGAGTTTCGGGATTATATTCGAACCAGCCTCGATTCCCGTGTGCGCGAATTTGCACTCGGCTACGTAGGAGCTTTGATTCTCGAAGAAATCGAAACGTTATGCGGCAAGACAGGGGAGCATAAGAGAGGCCGTGGATTTGCTCATCGAGGCGGCAGCCAGCGAGGTTCCATTGTGCTCGATGGAGAAAGGGTGGCCATCCAGAAGCCCAGAGCTCGACGTAACGGCAAGGAGGTGAAGCTGGAGCGATATGAGATCCTTCAGGATCGCTCTGATCTTCGCGAGCATGTTGAGCGCCTGATGCTGGCGGGCATCAGCACCCGGAACTATGAAAAGACGCTGAGAAAGACAGAAGCCTCTCTCGGCCTTTCGCGGAGTGCGGTTTCGCGGGAGTTTGTGAAGTCCAGCCGTGAGTCGCTCAATCATTTGAATTCACGCAGGTTTCCTGATCAGACATTCTGGTGTATTGTTCTTGATGGCATCGTATTCGGCGGCTCTGTCGTAATCGTTGCTCTCGGGGTCGATACGGCCGGAAACAAGCATTTTCTGGGCATTTCTGAGGGGTCTACAGAGAATGCTGATAGCGCACTCAGTGTCCTTCAATCAATCGAGAGCCGTGATATCCGCTTCACAGATCGTGTGCTTGTCGTCATGGATGGATCAAAGGCTCTTGAAAAAGCGGCCAGAGAGTTCTTCGGAAAGAAGGCAGAGATCCAACTCTGCTACCTTCATAAACAGAGAAATGTTCTTGCCAAGCTCCCACGGAAGTATCATGCAGAATTCTGCAAGAGATACAAGCAGGCATTCAGCGCTAACAGTTACGAAGATGTCGCAAGCGAGATGCGGTCCGTTCTATCATGGCTCGAATCCATCAGCTACAGTGCCTCTCAGAGTCTTCAGGAGGGTTTAGAGGCACTGTTAACGCTGCATCGCATCAATATGCCGCCGAAATTGAGAACATCCTTTTACACAACCAATCTGATCGATTCGGCATTCTCGAATCCCAGATCTCAGCTTAACCGGGTTAAACGGTCAAGGCCTCAGACAGACCAGGTGCTCCGATGGGTCGGCAGTCTCCTGCTATCACAGGAGGAACAATTCCGTAAGGTGCGGTCATACACTCATATCCATGAGTTCTTAAACAGCTTCCTGGATAAAAAGATTGACGAGCGGATCTCGGCATAG
- a CDS encoding phasin-related domain-containing protein has translation MPIHDILNAGIGLYKEGEKGLRQALQHLQSSYDNLKRQGEADQSETAERLRQTLDQTIASLRQVSSKAETRLQGLVQEAGRNYEQLLSGLEGQIDTIKKQGEKEMGGVRDRMQTLAQSLKEQAPDRFRHSIEKLIAGTEGGTDPFQPAHSDEERMVSIVFSESEEPEHKK, from the coding sequence ATGCCCATTCATGATATCCTGAACGCCGGAATCGGCCTTTATAAAGAAGGAGAAAAGGGACTGCGGCAGGCCCTGCAGCATCTGCAATCCTCCTATGACAATCTGAAACGACAGGGAGAGGCTGATCAATCCGAAACGGCCGAGCGCCTGCGCCAGACCCTCGATCAAACCATCGCAAGCCTGCGTCAGGTATCATCAAAGGCTGAGACCCGGCTCCAGGGCCTCGTTCAGGAGGCCGGACGCAACTATGAACAGCTGCTTTCGGGCCTTGAAGGGCAGATTGATACCATTAAGAAGCAGGGAGAAAAGGAGATGGGCGGAGTGCGTGATCGCATGCAGACACTCGCTCAATCGCTGAAAGAGCAGGCGCCCGACCGATTCCGTCACAGCATCGAGAAGCTCATCGCCGGAACAGAAGGCGGCACCGATCCCTTCCAACCGGCGCACTCCGACGAAGAGCGCATGGTCTCCATCGTTTTCTCTGAATCCGAAGAACCCGAGCATAAGAAGTAA
- a CDS encoding TraR/DksA family transcriptional regulator → MSKKENPAMPKKKVDEFRTILLKERAALLHDLELEQDSFIYNDQGDLVDIADSVILNDLINRLSDMDADKLKQIDRALEKIEDGSYGICEGTGKPIPEARLKAVPWTPYSIEYAESLEKTKNRKYPRAPID, encoded by the coding sequence ATGTCCAAGAAAGAGAATCCCGCTATGCCGAAAAAGAAAGTGGATGAGTTCCGTACCATCCTGCTCAAGGAGCGGGCAGCCCTGCTTCATGATCTTGAGCTCGAACAGGATAGCTTCATTTACAACGATCAGGGAGATCTTGTCGATATCGCCGATAGCGTCATCCTGAACGACCTGATCAATCGCCTCTCTGATATGGATGCCGATAAGCTGAAACAGATCGACAGGGCGCTTGAGAAGATCGAAGACGGTAGCTACGGTATCTGCGAGGGAACGGGCAAGCCGATTCCCGAGGCGCGCCTGAAGGCCGTTCCGTGGACTCCCTACTCCATCGAATACGCCGAGTCGCTTGAAAAGACAAAGAACCGCAAGTATCCTCGCGCACCTATCGATTGA
- the gyrB gene encoding DNA topoisomerase (ATP-hydrolyzing) subunit B — protein MSKKIGEYTGEKIQVLEGLEAVRKRPGMYIGTQDATGLHKMVYEVVDNSVDEFMAGFASEITISILEGNIIEVQDNGRGIPVDIHPKAKKPTLEVVMTVLHAGGKFGDDAYDVTGGLHGVGVSVVNALSEYLEAEVHIGGQIHFQRYERGVPTAPVKIKGKTKHHGTIVRFKPDASIFTTVEFKYMALRQRLEEMAFLNKGLTIHLKDERKGHVKTETFRYDGGILQFVEKLISKKDRLHKKLIYFEGKNETVRGEFCLAYTDGQAETIYSFTNGINNMLGGTHLEGFRTALTRTLNEYLKKDEALKKKFGATLSGDDVREGLVAVISVKIPEPQFNSQTKEKLVNAEVKGLVQQLVADKLALFFEENPAEVKPILEKCILSSKAREAARKAREMVTKRKGILEGGGLPGKLADCAEKDASVSELFLVEGDSAGGSAKQGRNRNFQAILPLKGKILNVFRVKDHKILENEEIKTLVTAIGAGFGNDAIDLDRMRYHKIIIMTDADVDGSHIRTLILTFFYTKMRPIVDAGYLYIAQPPLYLIRSGKEAVYAYTDAEKDKVVKQFNSDKTVVQRYKGLGEMNPEQLWETTMDPERRVMLRVKPLDESNVELSRIEETFSVLMGDEVAPRRKFIEDNARQVVHLDL, from the coding sequence ATGAGTAAAAAGATCGGTGAATATACAGGCGAGAAGATCCAGGTTCTGGAAGGCCTTGAGGCCGTCCGAAAGCGCCCGGGCATGTATATCGGTACGCAGGATGCGACCGGTCTTCATAAGATGGTCTATGAGGTCGTCGATAACTCCGTCGACGAATTCATGGCCGGCTTTGCATCTGAGATTACGATCTCGATTCTTGAAGGCAATATTATAGAGGTTCAGGATAACGGCCGCGGCATTCCCGTCGATATCCATCCAAAAGCGAAGAAGCCCACCCTTGAGGTGGTGATGACCGTTTTGCATGCAGGCGGTAAATTCGGCGACGACGCCTATGACGTCACAGGCGGTCTGCACGGCGTCGGTGTTTCTGTGGTGAACGCCCTTTCGGAATACCTTGAGGCCGAGGTTCACATAGGCGGCCAGATCCACTTTCAGCGGTATGAACGCGGAGTTCCGACGGCTCCCGTAAAAATCAAAGGCAAAACGAAGCACCACGGAACGATCGTACGCTTCAAGCCCGACGCCAGCATCTTTACGACCGTTGAGTTCAAGTATATGGCCCTCAGACAGCGCCTTGAAGAGATGGCCTTCCTGAATAAGGGGTTAACGATTCATTTAAAAGACGAGCGCAAAGGCCACGTAAAGACCGAGACCTTCCGTTACGACGGCGGTATTCTACAGTTCGTCGAGAAGCTCATTTCGAAAAAGGATCGCCTTCATAAAAAGCTCATCTACTTCGAGGGAAAGAACGAGACCGTGCGCGGCGAGTTCTGTCTGGCCTATACCGACGGACAGGCCGAGACGATCTACAGCTTCACAAACGGCATTAACAACATGCTCGGCGGAACGCACCTTGAAGGCTTCCGCACGGCGCTGACCCGCACGCTGAACGAATATCTGAAGAAGGATGAGGCGTTAAAGAAGAAGTTCGGCGCCACGCTGAGCGGCGACGACGTGCGCGAAGGCCTGGTGGCCGTCATCAGCGTGAAGATTCCCGAGCCGCAGTTCAACTCCCAGACGAAAGAGAAGCTTGTAAATGCCGAGGTGAAGGGCCTGGTACAGCAGCTTGTCGCCGACAAGCTCGCCCTTTTCTTTGAAGAGAATCCGGCCGAGGTGAAGCCCATCCTCGAAAAGTGTATTCTTTCAAGCAAGGCACGTGAGGCGGCCCGTAAGGCCCGCGAGATGGTGACGAAGCGCAAGGGCATTCTCGAAGGCGGCGGACTGCCCGGCAAACTGGCCGACTGTGCCGAGAAGGATGCGTCGGTTTCTGAGCTCTTTCTTGTGGAAGGGGATTCGGCCGGCGGTTCGGCCAAGCAGGGACGCAACCGTAACTTTCAGGCCATTCTGCCGCTTAAAGGTAAGATCCTGAACGTCTTTCGCGTGAAGGATCATAAGATCCTCGAAAACGAAGAGATCAAAACGCTTGTGACGGCCATCGGCGCCGGCTTCGGCAACGACGCCATCGACCTGGACCGCATGCGGTATCATAAGATCATCATCATGACCGATGCCGACGTCGACGGATCTCACATTCGCACGCTGATCCTGACGTTCTTCTATACGAAGATGCGTCCGATCGTCGATGCGGGTTATCTGTATATCGCTCAGCCGCCGCTCTATCTGATCCGCAGCGGTAAAGAGGCCGTCTACGCCTACACCGACGCTGAAAAAGACAAGGTAGTCAAACAGTTCAACTCAGATAAGACCGTCGTGCAGCGTTACAAAGGTCTCGGTGAGATGAACCCCGAGCAGCTCTGGGAGACGACGATGGACCCGGAGCGCCGCGTGATGCTACGAGTGAAGCCGCTTGACGAGTCGAACGTCGAGCTTTCCCGAATCGAAGAAACGTTCTCGGTCCTGATGGGCGATGAGGTGGCTCCGCGCCGCAAGTTCATCGAAGACAACGCCCGTCAGGTCGTGCATCTCGACCTGTGA
- the mutS gene encoding DNA mismatch repair protein MutS, whose translation MSRAGDPLQTPFMRQYLEIKSGYPDAILFFRMGDFYELFLEDAKIAAPLMDVALTKRQGDIPMCGVPYHSADIYIQRLLGAGKKIAVAEQTVDPANPKLMSRRVVRVISAGTLIEDDLLSPGKASYLMAVAGDLRRPGVALADISTGEFFALEAAAVDSDVESDLTLSLRDIYYSRRPGEILAAGPMIEHLKKLLAETGVQITPLEAYRASVSEGWRRIEASFAVKPKALGFEEDHAALGAVSLILHYLDQAFPEKRPQLEAPSFRESTAQHLMLDERTIRNLNLFEPAETSVLSLFSCRTAPGRRALRDCILRPLIEDAQINDRLDAVEHLIQKADTSRALYDALGTVFDLERILSRVDGGRCRPGDFRSVISTVRAAVDIASILREAVPFAFFKVDSSLIAFADDLDTEIVEEPAALPGASPFLRDGRNAALDDARKARTEGARWILDLEEKERNATGISTLKIRFNRVTGYYIEISKGQTQNAPDHYERKQTLVTGERYTTPELKEIERKILSADAVIEEAEQAAFDRLVVELQKHRTPLRRMMQSIASVDVLLAFSHIARQARWVRPEIVQTGEITLEESRHPVVEKFLPTGVRFTANDVRLNRTDRSFALLTGPNMAGKSTYIRQVALIQLLAQVGSFVPARRARITPVDRIFTRIGAQDDLARGESTFFVEMLETSAILRRFTPRSLIIMDEVGRGTSTYDGLSIAWAIAEFLTEGAMRPAVLFATHYHELTALEERTGFVNLTMDVRESDGRVIFLHRVKEGVADRSYGIHVARLAGLPGPVVDRASELLQAFEERSLRESEALELRGTPGLDWSPGAIKAKTAEAPNEQTANPNAREEGRNPTKKQRLREDDVQGSLF comes from the coding sequence GTGAGCCGTGCCGGCGATCCCTTGCAGACGCCGTTCATGCGGCAGTACCTCGAGATCAAGTCGGGTTATCCCGACGCGATCCTCTTCTTTCGCATGGGGGATTTTTACGAGCTCTTTCTCGAAGACGCGAAAATCGCCGCCCCTCTGATGGATGTCGCTCTGACCAAACGTCAGGGCGATATTCCGATGTGCGGCGTTCCCTATCACTCCGCCGATATCTATATTCAGCGTCTTCTTGGCGCCGGTAAAAAGATCGCCGTCGCCGAACAGACCGTCGATCCGGCTAACCCCAAACTGATGAGCCGCCGCGTCGTGCGCGTCATCTCGGCGGGCACCCTGATCGAAGACGATCTTCTCTCGCCCGGCAAGGCAAGTTATCTGATGGCCGTCGCCGGCGATCTCAGGCGACCGGGCGTCGCTCTGGCCGATATATCGACAGGCGAGTTCTTCGCCCTTGAAGCGGCGGCCGTCGATTCCGATGTGGAAAGCGATCTGACGCTTTCGCTGCGCGACATTTACTACTCACGGCGTCCCGGCGAGATCCTCGCCGCCGGACCGATGATCGAGCATCTGAAGAAATTGTTAGCCGAAACGGGCGTTCAGATCACTCCGCTTGAGGCCTACCGAGCTTCGGTCTCTGAGGGATGGCGCCGCATCGAGGCCAGCTTCGCCGTGAAGCCGAAGGCGCTGGGATTCGAAGAGGACCATGCGGCGCTGGGCGCCGTGTCGCTGATCCTGCATTATCTCGATCAGGCCTTTCCCGAGAAACGCCCGCAGCTTGAGGCTCCGTCTTTTCGCGAATCGACGGCGCAGCATCTCATGCTCGACGAGAGAACCATCCGCAATCTGAATCTTTTCGAGCCGGCCGAGACCTCTGTGCTGTCGCTCTTCTCCTGCCGAACGGCGCCCGGACGTCGCGCCCTGCGTGACTGCATACTGCGTCCGCTGATTGAGGACGCGCAGATCAACGATCGCCTTGATGCCGTCGAACATCTGATTCAGAAGGCCGATACGTCGCGAGCGTTATACGACGCACTCGGCACCGTATTTGATCTTGAACGCATCCTTTCGCGCGTCGACGGAGGCCGCTGTCGGCCGGGTGATTTTCGCTCCGTGATCAGCACGGTGAGAGCGGCCGTCGATATCGCTTCGATTCTACGTGAGGCCGTGCCTTTTGCTTTTTTCAAAGTGGATTCTTCGCTCATCGCCTTCGCCGACGATCTTGATACAGAGATCGTCGAAGAGCCGGCCGCTTTGCCGGGCGCCTCTCCTTTTCTGAGAGACGGCCGAAATGCCGCGCTGGATGACGCACGCAAGGCTCGCACCGAAGGGGCACGATGGATTCTCGATCTTGAAGAGAAAGAGCGAAACGCCACGGGCATATCGACGTTGAAGATACGGTTTAATCGCGTAACCGGTTATTATATCGAGATCTCGAAAGGACAGACGCAGAACGCACCCGATCATTACGAGCGCAAGCAGACGCTCGTAACGGGGGAGCGTTATACGACGCCCGAGCTGAAAGAGATCGAGCGTAAGATCCTCTCGGCCGACGCCGTCATAGAAGAGGCCGAGCAGGCTGCCTTCGACAGGCTCGTCGTCGAGTTGCAGAAACATCGCACGCCTCTGCGCCGCATGATGCAGTCTATCGCCTCGGTAGACGTGCTGCTTGCCTTCTCGCATATCGCCCGGCAGGCGCGCTGGGTCAGGCCCGAGATCGTGCAGACGGGCGAGATTACGCTCGAAGAATCGCGACATCCCGTCGTCGAGAAGTTCTTGCCGACGGGCGTTCGCTTTACGGCTAACGACGTGCGCCTGAACCGAACCGACCGCAGCTTTGCCCTGCTGACCGGCCCGAATATGGCGGGAAAGTCCACCTACATCAGGCAGGTCGCTCTGATTCAGCTGCTGGCCCAGGTCGGATCGTTTGTTCCGGCACGACGTGCGCGTATAACGCCCGTCGACCGTATATTCACGCGTATCGGCGCACAGGACGATCTCGCTCGCGGCGAATCGACCTTCTTTGTCGAGATGCTTGAGACTTCGGCCATTCTGCGCCGCTTCACGCCTCGCTCTCTCATCATCATGGACGAGGTCGGACGCGGCACGTCGACCTACGACGGGTTGAGCATCGCCTGGGCCATCGCCGAATTTCTAACGGAAGGTGCGATGCGACCGGCCGTGCTCTTTGCCACGCACTATCATGAGCTGACGGCGCTTGAAGAACGCACGGGTTTTGTGAACCTGACGATGGACGTGCGTGAATCGGATGGCCGGGTCATCTTTCTTCACAGAGTGAAAGAAGGCGTCGCCGATCGATCCTATGGAATCCACGTCGCCCGTCTTGCCGGCCTGCCGGGCCCGGTCGTCGATAGAGCTTCTGAGCTGTTACAGGCCTTTGAAGAACGCAGCCTGCGCGAAAGCGAGGCCCTTGAACTGCGCGGAACACCGGGGCTCGACTGGAGTCCCGGGGCAATCAAGGCAAAGACAGCCGAAGCACCGAATGAGCAGACGGCAAATCCGAATGCCCGAGAAGAAGGGCGCAATCCGACGAAAAAACAGAGGTTACGCGAAGACGACGTGCAGGGATCGCTGTTCTAA
- a CDS encoding carboxypeptidase-like regulatory domain-containing protein gives MGRKITIITIAVLSFAGCSIQSLFTKKEDDTTLLFASLLLSQSAGPCFNVSKPVAGATTQSGYDDNSGFSVLTGRVVTQSGASVIAANIVAVSSPTDYVATFTGLGGDGSFYLSGVNPGASYSLAVEPIGNDFTGRIDTFIDCYQTPDSFTAGWYNGPGATTEPIIGTPFLSPSAGDVSDLGVIRIPE, from the coding sequence ATGGGCCGTAAAATCACGATCATCACGATAGCCGTGTTGTCGTTCGCCGGCTGTTCGATACAGAGCCTTTTTACAAAGAAAGAAGATGATACTACTCTATTGTTTGCATCGCTTCTTTTATCACAATCGGCCGGACCCTGTTTTAACGTATCGAAACCTGTCGCCGGCGCGACGACACAATCCGGGTACGACGATAATTCCGGATTTTCAGTCCTTACGGGAAGGGTCGTTACGCAGAGCGGAGCATCTGTAATCGCGGCGAACATCGTAGCCGTGAGCAGTCCGACTGACTATGTTGCAACGTTCACAGGCCTGGGCGGCGACGGCTCGTTCTATCTTTCTGGGGTTAACCCCGGTGCCTCTTACAGCCTTGCCGTCGAGCCCATCGGCAACGATTTTACCGGACGCATCGATACCTTTATCGACTGTTATCAGACGCCCGACAGCTTCACGGCGGGGTGGTATAACGGTCCGGGAGCGACCACGGAACCGATCATCGGCACGCCCTTCTTATCGCCTTCGGCCGGAGACGTTTCAGATCTGGGCGTCATTCGTATTCCGGAATAG
- a CDS encoding DUF389 domain-containing protein: MATRKKASLPPSHTEDDLRTGLEKAGGFLHEIFARLPAILKVERSDVLLMHDEIDQGARIQSLPYWLFLFASCGIATMGLITNSPAVIIGAMLISPLMAPIIGLGMGVALSDLYLGTKSLFNLFASVTVAIVTAALITLLVPLHDDTTEILARTSPTVLDLFIAVLCGLVAALSSVRSSGENVLGNVAPGAAIGVALMPPLCVVGYGLGSGFRGEMMWGAFLLFLTNLFSIVLVSSAFYYFIYEGYNINRLVSLLVGRRQKKEPFFNLLSRIPLWQRIDESLSSRKRFLFPLILMLLISYPLMSSLVLLKKKTDLRNFLSGELRSVSGLQVIRGPEQLNYSGDSITGSILYSSDQDNDSLEEQIHTKLKQRFADVEPKFRLIRIVGEADLETLQKAGIPDPAVEASNRLEQALLLTDHIHKAMMRRFPPEAGLILRTQLITSARGIDSVQIRYAGEALDRGSLNLVGATLRQELEAQGYAAGEVQIIHSGSIERTGGCKERADLKSELLPLLDPLRANREIGVILLLRPGTSIDADFLKSFGERLTVRYNDDAKCQFRLTYTRLP; the protein is encoded by the coding sequence ATGGCCACACGCAAGAAAGCATCCCTGCCGCCCTCACACACCGAAGACGATCTGCGCACGGGCCTTGAAAAGGCAGGCGGATTCCTGCATGAGATCTTTGCACGGCTTCCGGCCATTCTAAAAGTAGAGCGATCTGACGTTCTTCTGATGCACGATGAGATCGACCAGGGAGCGCGCATCCAGTCCCTGCCCTACTGGCTCTTTCTCTTTGCCTCGTGCGGTATCGCCACGATGGGACTGATTACAAACAGTCCGGCCGTTATTATAGGCGCCATGCTCATCTCGCCGCTCATGGCGCCGATCATCGGGCTGGGCATGGGCGTGGCGCTCAGCGATCTCTATCTCGGAACCAAATCTCTGTTCAACCTGTTTGCCAGCGTCACCGTCGCTATCGTCACGGCCGCTCTCATTACACTCCTTGTTCCGTTGCATGACGATACGACGGAGATCCTTGCGCGAACGAGTCCGACCGTTCTCGATCTTTTTATTGCCGTACTCTGCGGTCTTGTCGCGGCCTTGAGCTCGGTTCGCTCCAGCGGAGAGAACGTTCTCGGTAACGTCGCTCCAGGAGCGGCCATCGGCGTCGCTCTGATGCCGCCGCTCTGCGTCGTCGGTTATGGCCTCGGTTCGGGTTTTCGCGGCGAGATGATGTGGGGGGCGTTTCTGCTCTTTCTTACGAACCTGTTCAGCATCGTGCTCGTCAGCTCGGCCTTTTATTATTTCATCTACGAAGGATATAACATCAATCGCCTCGTATCGCTTCTTGTCGGCCGGCGCCAGAAGAAAGAGCCCTTTTTTAATCTTCTCTCGCGCATTCCTCTGTGGCAGCGCATCGATGAAAGCCTGAGCTCACGCAAACGTTTTCTCTTTCCATTGATTCTGATGCTGCTCATCAGTTATCCGCTGATGAGCTCGCTCGTCTTACTCAAGAAAAAAACCGATCTGCGCAACTTCCTGAGCGGAGAGCTGCGCTCCGTTTCAGGATTACAGGTGATCCGCGGCCCCGAGCAGTTGAACTATTCAGGCGACTCTATCACGGGATCCATCCTCTATTCCAGTGATCAGGATAACGACTCACTTGAAGAGCAAATCCATACCAAGCTGAAGCAGCGCTTTGCTGATGTGGAGCCGAAGTTTCGCCTGATTCGCATCGTCGGGGAGGCCGACCTTGAAACATTGCAAAAAGCGGGGATTCCCGATCCAGCCGTCGAGGCCTCAAACCGCCTCGAACAGGCCCTGCTTTTAACCGATCACATTCATAAGGCGATGATGAGGCGCTTTCCGCCCGAAGCGGGACTCATTCTGCGCACACAGCTGATCACGTCGGCACGCGGAATCGATTCCGTGCAGATACGATATGCGGGCGAGGCGTTAGACAGAGGCTCTCTCAACCTCGTCGGCGCTACGCTGCGTCAGGAGCTTGAAGCGCAGGGCTATGCCGCCGGCGAAGTACAGATCATCCACTCGGGCAGTATCGAGCGAACGGGCGGATGTAAAGAGCGGGCCGATCTGAAATCAGAACTTCTACCGCTACTCGATCCGCTGCGTGCGAATCGTGAGATCGGCGTCATCCTGCTTCTGCGGCCCGGAACGTCGATCGACGCCGACTTTCTCAAATCGTTCGGCGAACGCTTGACCGTACGCTACAACGACGATGCGAAATGCCAGTTCCGGTTAACCTACACCAGACTACCGTAA
- a CDS encoding thiolase family protein, translating to MKLEKKIALCVPRRTPFAQIGKALARFPGQHLGRIVAEDILKQSGLDKKQIDGIIAGEGFPFAPNSARVIANLIGLPDETVAVTVNQNCVSGMEAVAEAARRILLGEGKLFLAIGEESQSSMPFVVKNARLDKKTGSPDKLLKAIKEDALPEGVEIRDTLEDGLGDGETSYGMQVTAEIVAQNYALSRELQDKLAYESFKRSLEATEAGKYAPFLIPVDDDEGNPMTADEAVLLRKGLVENPSRMGRAMLLFDNPGMKFDQFKAKYAKDLEKSHAPTVSIFNASPRSDGASGIIVTTPEKAKELGLEIVAYLSGWKMRGVHPNQMGLAQASASIALLEEMGMKFEDLDAIEIHEAFAATAVGALEEIRLKTGYDWQKRFDEKRINRFGGSIAIGHPFGATGIRLIHNAVMDMRDDAGINKVLITACAHGGIAGSMIIERNP from the coding sequence ATGAAACTCGAGAAAAAAATCGCTCTCTGCGTACCGAGACGAACGCCGTTTGCTCAGATCGGCAAGGCCCTTGCGCGCTTCCCAGGTCAGCATCTGGGACGCATCGTCGCAGAGGATATTCTCAAACAGAGTGGTCTGGATAAGAAGCAGATCGACGGTATCATTGCCGGCGAAGGCTTTCCTTTTGCACCGAACTCCGCCCGGGTCATTGCGAACCTGATCGGACTTCCCGACGAAACCGTTGCCGTTACCGTGAACCAGAACTGCGTTTCTGGTATGGAAGCGGTGGCCGAAGCGGCCCGTCGGATCCTGCTCGGAGAAGGAAAACTTTTTCTGGCAATCGGCGAGGAGTCTCAGTCCTCCATGCCGTTCGTCGTCAAGAACGCCCGTCTGGACAAGAAAACAGGTTCGCCCGATAAGCTGCTCAAGGCTATCAAAGAAGACGCTCTTCCTGAAGGCGTTGAGATCCGCGATACGCTGGAAGACGGCCTGGGCGACGGTGAAACCTCTTATGGCATGCAGGTGACGGCCGAGATCGTAGCGCAGAACTACGCTCTGTCCCGCGAATTGCAGGATAAGCTGGCATACGAGTCCTTCAAGCGTTCGCTTGAGGCGACCGAAGCCGGCAAGTATGCTCCGTTCCTGATCCCCGTCGACGACGATGAGGGCAATCCGATGACCGCCGACGAGGCCGTTCTGCTTCGCAAAGGCCTTGTGGAGAACCCGAGCCGTATGGGGCGCGCCATGCTTCTGTTCGACAATCCGGGCATGAAGTTCGACCAGTTCAAGGCGAAGTACGCGAAAGATCTTGAGAAGAGCCATGCTCCGACCGTATCGATTTTCAACGCATCGCCGCGTTCCGACGGAGCCTCGGGCATTATCGTAACGACTCCTGAGAAGGCTAAAGAGCTCGGCCTTGAGATCGTCGCTTACCTGAGCGGCTGGAAGATGCGCGGCGTGCATCCGAATCAGATGGGCCTGGCACAGGCCTCGGCTTCGATCGCTCTTCTCGAAGAGATGGGCATGAAGTTCGAAGACCTCGACGCCATCGAGATCCACGAAGCCTTCGCGGCGACGGCCGTCGGCGCTCTCGAAGAGATCCGACTCAAGACGGGCTACGACTGGCAGAAGCGTTTCGACGAGAAGCGTATTAACCGTTTTGGCGGATCGATCGCCATCGGTCACCCGTTCGGTGCAACAGGCATCCGCCTGATTCATAACGCCGTTATGGATATGCGCGACGATGCCGGCATCAACAAGGTGCTGATTACGGCCTGTGCCCACGGCGGTATCGCCGGTTCGATGATCATCGAGCGCAATCCGTAA